GTTTTCTTTTATGACAATAGATTCTTTATTTGCACAGTTAAAACACCCCAACCCCAATTTGCGAGAACGAGCCATGTGGGAACTGGCTGATGTCCGTGATGAAAATACCATTCCTCGGCTGATGGGTATTTTAGATGAAGAAGATGTCACCTATCGTCGAGCTGCGGTAAAAGCACTGGGTGCTATTGGTATAGATGCTGTACCGCTACTGGTAGAGTCATTAGTAAATAGTGATAATGCGACCATTCGGGGTAGTTGTGCTAAAGCTCTAGCACAGGTTGCGGCTAATCATCCTGATGTTCCCTTCCCAAATGAAGGCTTACAGGGATTGCAAACAGCGCTCAATGACCCAAATCCAGTTGTTTATATCGCATCAGTAATGGCATTGGGTGAGATTGGTTCTCCCGCCT
This portion of the Nostoc sp. GT001 genome encodes:
- a CDS encoding HEAT repeat domain-containing protein, whose translation is MTIDSLFAQLKHPNPNLRERAMWELADVRDENTIPRLMGILDEEDVTYRRAAVKALGAIGIDAVPLLVESLVNSDNATIRGSCAKALAQVAANHPDVPFPNEGLQGLQTALNDPNPVVYIASVMALGEIGSPAFEILTEALKTIDNVAVAVAIVNAIGSMGDIRGVEVLTALTNDESIDPYVRESAVSALPRLDQVIKYKR